In Chitinophaga nivalis, a single genomic region encodes these proteins:
- a CDS encoding NAD(P)/FAD-dependent oxidoreductase → METKVCIIGAGPGGACAALQLAQLGIECIVVDKAVFPRDKVCGDGLSGKVLTILERIDKGIGERLQQAAFKMDSWGVTFVAPNRIGMDIPYKPDYQKSMNDPRGFVCKRIDFDNFLVEELKRRPEIRLFENVSIDNYELQSDGYLLSDKTGTFTVKASLIIVANGAHSAFTKEVAGIKMEPEHYVAGIRAYYKGISGLHPDNFIELHFLKNMLPGYLWIFPLPNGEANVGVGMLSNTARNKKVNLKKLMLDTLETDPTMKERFKNASLAGNIDGYGLPLGSKKRKLHGERYMLVGDAGYLIDPFTGEGIGNALYSGRIAAQKAAAAITANDFSDTFLNAYDEEVYRILGPELQVSTKLQRLIKYPWLFNMLMKMGARNKQLKELMSCMFHEVDLRKKLGKPMFYVKLLFNR, encoded by the coding sequence ATGGAGACAAAAGTTTGTATTATTGGCGCCGGCCCTGGCGGCGCCTGTGCAGCCTTACAACTGGCACAACTGGGCATTGAATGTATCGTAGTAGACAAAGCTGTATTTCCAAGAGATAAAGTGTGCGGAGATGGCCTCAGCGGGAAAGTACTCACCATCCTGGAACGAATAGATAAAGGCATCGGTGAACGACTTCAGCAGGCCGCCTTCAAAATGGATAGCTGGGGCGTTACTTTTGTAGCACCTAACCGGATCGGTATGGACATCCCCTACAAACCCGATTACCAGAAAAGCATGAACGACCCGCGGGGGTTTGTTTGTAAACGTATCGATTTCGATAATTTCCTGGTAGAAGAACTTAAACGCCGGCCGGAAATTCGTTTATTCGAGAACGTGAGTATCGATAACTATGAACTCCAATCCGACGGGTACCTCCTCTCTGATAAAACAGGCACCTTCACCGTAAAAGCATCGTTGATCATTGTTGCCAATGGCGCCCATTCTGCCTTTACCAAGGAGGTAGCCGGTATCAAAATGGAGCCGGAACACTATGTAGCCGGTATCCGTGCCTATTATAAAGGTATCTCCGGCTTACACCCTGATAATTTCATAGAACTGCATTTCCTGAAAAATATGTTGCCGGGTTATCTGTGGATTTTCCCGCTGCCTAATGGCGAAGCCAACGTAGGAGTAGGTATGCTCAGCAACACCGCCCGCAACAAAAAAGTAAACCTGAAAAAGCTGATGCTCGACACCCTCGAAACAGATCCGACCATGAAAGAGCGTTTTAAAAACGCCTCTCTGGCAGGTAATATCGATGGGTACGGCCTGCCGCTCGGCAGCAAAAAAAGGAAACTGCACGGCGAACGTTATATGCTGGTAGGTGATGCCGGTTACCTGATAGACCCCTTCACCGGGGAAGGTATCGGAAATGCCCTCTACTCCGGCAGAATCGCCGCACAAAAAGCCGCTGCCGCCATTACGGCCAACGATTTCTCTGATACTTTCCTGAATGCCTATGATGAAGAGGTATACCGCATCCTGGGGCCGGAATTACAGGTAAGTACCAAACTGCAGCGACTCATCAAATACCCGTGGTTGTTTAATATGCTGATGAAAATGGGAGCACGCAACAAACAACTGAAAGAACTGATGTCCTGTATGTTCCATGAAGTAGACCTTCGTAAAAAACTGGGTAAGCCCATGTTTTATGTAAAATTGTTATTTAACAGATAA